Proteins found in one Rhodobacteraceae bacterium D3-12 genomic segment:
- a CDS encoding SDR family NAD(P)-dependent oxidoreductase: MTKTILITGSTDGIGLVTAQTLAAEGHTVLLHGRNAAKLEAAAKTIKGPVAQYKADLSDMVDVHALASAIRADHDQIDIVINNAGILKAPNTVTKEGYDLRFMVNAIAPYVLTRDLFPIIAKNGRVVNLSSAAQAPVDLDALHGRSQLSDMDAYAQSKLALTIWSREMARELPDGPAIIAVNPGSLLASKMVKEGFGVAGSDLSIGANILRDAAVGAGFATASGKYFDNDSQQFAPPNAAALDAAHSAKVMQGLDEAAAVLG; encoded by the coding sequence ATGACGAAGACAATTCTCATCACAGGCTCCACTGACGGCATCGGCCTTGTAACCGCGCAAACCCTTGCAGCCGAAGGGCACACGGTCCTGCTGCACGGGCGTAATGCAGCCAAGCTGGAGGCTGCGGCCAAAACAATCAAAGGCCCCGTCGCGCAATACAAGGCCGACCTGTCGGATATGGTTGATGTTCACGCGCTGGCCAGCGCCATTCGCGCCGATCACGACCAGATTGATATAGTGATCAATAACGCAGGTATCCTAAAGGCCCCAAATACCGTGACCAAAGAAGGTTACGATCTCCGCTTTATGGTGAACGCGATTGCCCCCTATGTGCTGACCCGCGACCTTTTTCCGATCATCGCGAAAAACGGCCGTGTCGTCAATTTGTCCTCGGCTGCGCAAGCGCCCGTTGATCTGGATGCGCTACACGGGCGCAGTCAGTTGAGCGATATGGACGCCTATGCCCAAAGCAAACTGGCGCTCACCATTTGGTCGCGCGAAATGGCGAGAGAACTGCCTGACGGCCCCGCAATCATCGCGGTTAACCCCGGTTCTTTGTTGGCGTCCAAGATGGTCAAAGAGGGCTTTGGCGTGGCGGGCAGCGATCTTAGCATTGGCGCGAATATCTTGCGCGACGCGGCTGTGGGCGCAGGTTTCGCCACTGCGAGCGGGAAATATTTCGACAATGACAGCCAACAATTCGCCCCGCCAAATGCGGCAGCACTTGATGCTGCTCACAGCGCAAAGGTGATGCAAGGTCTCGACGAGGCCGCCGCCGTGCTTGGCTAA